The sequence tccgacatggtgaacagcatgtcggatccgtcctgccgcaagtgtgaaactagcctaaatatgCAATGTGCTGGTGTTGCACAGTCTATGGGGGAGGGTGAATGCACAGACAGAGCTGTAGCACAGTTTTCCAAGACGAAGGGGTTGAAAGAGGTCAACACCAATGCAGTTGTCCATCGTAGCTACGTTTGTGATACAGTTAATACCAAACTGCTATCACTTTTTTCCAGTTATGAGCAGTAATTCATTTAttgttgattttattatttttccttttcacTGTAAGCATGTATCtacctgtattctgtctggaattTAAAGTGGTCGTCCATTTATAAAGAGCTGTAATAGGGGACCCTGGACCCCCACCCATTGCCTGAATGAGGGGTCCTGTGTTCCCTGTTTGAATTGAGTGGTGGTAGACCGTGCTAACTGTcactccattcaaagtctatgggactgatgaaGACTGCCAAGCAGTGTATTCTATCTTAGTCAGTCacatagactttgaatggagcaaAAGCACATAAATGACCAACAGTCACATTCCCACTGATTTAGCTGTTTCCTAGATACTACCCTGTATAACTCTTTATAATCGGAATACCACTTTAACAAGTCTGGGCTTTGCACAGATAGGTTGTAGTCACAAGAAAAGGGATCATTATGGATGAGCTTGTAAACCTTGTTCTTGCATGACCATGGTGAAACACCTGATAGATAAACCAAAGATAATCTTTTAGGGTAATAAGGAAGTAATCTGCCATATGTATCagaggttaaagggagtctgtcaccagcatttcacttttttaacccttcctacagctccctagcatgcttacagttaataaaaacgttacctctggcatcaatcctggccttttagaaccctcaaaaacgatctttagaagatatgcaaatgagggctcgcaagtgcccagggcggcgttactctcttaggtgccctgcttgctcagccttctcattgcgtccccccgccccttcctaccctctgaccgcccatcctttccctctgaccgcctttgtactaacttgttatgctgccgatatcccacgccggcgcactcattcctttggccggcgcatgcgcaatagttactgtgatgccgtacaaggaatgggcatcgcagtgcgcatgcgccggccaaaggaatgagtgcgccgacgcgggatatcggcagcataacaagttagtacaaaggcggtcagagagaaaggatgggcgggcagagggtaggaaggggcggggggacgcaatgagaaggctgagcaagcagggcacctaagagagtaacaccgccctgggcacttgcgagccctcatttgcatatcttataaagatcgtttttgagggttctataagtccaggattgatgccagaggtacagtttttattaactgtaagcatgctagggagctgtgggaagggttaaaaaagtgaaatgctggtgacagactccctttaagagtcCAGATACAGCAGTGCACCAGAATCTGGTATTGTAATATGTTTACTTAACATTTTTCTCTTGTCTGTGTAGGAGATTTATATGGAGCCATTGGGTCACCTGTGCGGTCATCACGAACGGTTGTTGTTGGCAAGAGGCAAGATCTTGTGCAGAAGTTGCTGTATTTTCTTACCTACTTTATTAGGTGCTCTGAGCTCCAAGAGACCCACCTCTTGGAGAGTGGGGAAGATGAAGCCATTGTTATGCCTGGTACAGTCATCACTACCATGCTGCAGAAAGGCGAGGTAGAAGAGACTGACTATGTCCTGATCACAATGCACAAAAATAAGGGCTGTTTGCTGAGCAGTGATTCAGAGGAAATGCGAACTTCTGAAAATAAGTGTCAGTGTTGCCAGTGTCCCCTCACTGACCAACAGAACAACGGCTTGGTACAGGAGAACCATCCAAAGAGCTCCTTCTCAGAGTCAGTAGAGGCAAGCAGTGATGGAAGCCAGTTAGTTTCTCAGTCATCCAGCCAAGAAGAAAACAGTTATTCTGAAGTATACAAGGATAAGTTCATAACCTGTCTGGATGCTAAGATAGAGACTGTCATTAATGTTGGAGCAGCTccattagacaaaagtgtcttgGCACTTGACAGTCTTGAGCCAGCAGTTCAGAGTCTGGAAAATGAAAAACCACTTGATAAAAGCCAAACTGTTAAAGGCATGAGAACTAGTGAAATTAGTATAGAGAAGAAACCTCCTGACAAGTCTGCAGCAGTGCCTTGTGGTTCTGGCCATCTCTTGAACAAGGTGAAATTTCAGATTGGTGATTCTATGTCACCTGACTCCGATATAGAgataaaaatccaaaatgtagcaGATCAGATGCAGAAGCACCAGCTTAATCCAGTGCAGGAACAGAGGACGCTTTCTGATCACCAGTTAAGTGTGGCAAAACCAAACCAAAATACTGAGGACCAAAAAAACGGTGGGTCATCTGAGAAGCATACTCTGGTTGCACACAAAATCCAAAACTGGAATCCCTTTCATCCTGAAAACATTAGCATGTTTGATGAGTATTTTCCAGAAGATGGTTCTATTGAGGCAAAGATCATTGATGAAATTCCAAAAGGAGGTGTAAAAAAGTCTGATCGTGACCATGATTTGGGGTGCTCAACCACACTGTGTGAAACAGGCAAGCCTTCTTGTAACCGAACAAATTCACTTCCGAATTTATGCAAAAACTGCTTTGCTGAGCAGGACAAAGGAGACAAAGTCTCTGTATCTGTCCCCCATGGGGATAAAGAGAAATCTGAGTGTAAAGTTGCAGTCGGCACTGACTGGGACATTCCAAGGAATGAGAGCTCAGATAGTGCCCTGGGTGACAGTGAAAGTGAGGATACAGGCCATGAGCTTCTCACACCAAGTATTAATTACTATGGGACCGAGCATGAAGAGTGGATGGAAGAAGAGGAAATACAGTTTCCAGGGTGAGAAGTTACATGTTGTTGATGTCAATTACAGTTACTCAATGTGGTCATAGGTGAATATCTTGATACCATATAACTGATGCTCTGTACTCTAACAGGCTTAGTAGTGTGCCTAATGAGAGAGAAATATTGGGTCTACAGTTACTTTATTAAATAGTTTCCACTGATATTTTGTTAATTTTATTTCCCATAGGCTCCCAGTTACACCTTATGGAAAAACTATAGCATTCATAACATTTGCTACTAAAGCACATATTTATCATATTTTGTTGCTGCTACATTGCAGTATGGAATAGTGAAATAGTTAtaacacaaattttatatatatatatatatatatatatatatatatatatatcaatcacATCTTATTCTCTGTTAACACTTCATGTTGTGAAGTGTAAGGTCCAGAAGTCTAAAAGCCTGATCTTGGTGTAGACCAGGGATCTGCAATCTTTGGCACGCCAGCTGTTTTGAAACCACAGTTCTtatcatgctccattcatttctatggacgtTCTGAGAATAgcggagcaagtatgcatgctcggagttatagttttacaacagctagagtgccagaggttgcctacccctagtGTAAACCTTAGCGACTAGCTGGAACTGGGATCTCCAAGATATTCTCTGGACATTGCCAAGTCATGACAGTTGACAGTGTGTACCAATTGTCTATTTGGTGGTAGCTTTTGTCTAGGTCTTGGAAAAGCTGATGTATTTTGGCAGTTAAtattttttctgaaaaaaaatgcCGAGCCTTTTCAAGTACAAAGATTTgtgcactttttcttctgacatctTTTATGAACATCTTCTTGTTTTTTAGATCAAAATTGGTGGAAGTCAACTCTGTAAAGCCCAACATTGCTAACTTTGGGAGATCTTTGTTAGCTGGCTATTGCTCATCCTATGTACCAGACTTTGTTCTTCAAGGAATAGGAAGTGAGGAAAAGTTAAGGCAGTGCCTGGTGTCAGACTTGTCACACGCTGTACAGGTATGTACTGCACACATATTGGGGACATGTGAAGTACTGgtgtttcatttttttccccttcaAAATCCAGCAAGCAATCTCTGATGAGGGAGTTCTAGTGGGTGACTGACTCATTGATCATTTTGTCTGTTTGATTTTCCTCCATAGCATCCAGTCTTGGATGAACCCATTGCAGAGGCTGTCTGCATTATTGCAGACGTGGATAAATGGTCGGTACAAGTGGCCAGTAGTCAGAGGAGGACGACTGATAATAAGTTGGGCAAGGAGGTGCTGGTATCCAGCCTGATCTCCAGTCTTCTTCATTCCACTCTCCAGCTGTATAGACACAACTTATCTGCAAACTTTGTAAGTATTGTTGTTTTTTATGGTTGAACTCCACTGCAAGCCTTTAAAGTACAGTCTTGACTTTTTGCTTATAAGCAACTGTTGGTATACATTACAGATAGGGCAACCCCTAACCCTGTATGCACAAGCAGAAATCTTTGAATCTTTGTTCTTGCCACTGTAACAAATGTAATTTTTCTCCTCTCCATTAGTGCATCATGCATTTGGAAGACCGTCTGCAAGAGCTTTACTTCAAAAGCAGAATGCTTTCTGAATATTTGAAAGGACAAACCAGAGTTCATGTGAAAGAGCTCAGTATGGTGTTAGGGTAAGATTGTTAGAGACCTTATCACATGTATTGACACCGCATCCTAAAAACTAGATCatatcagggtccattcacacctcaagtgttttgcggttcacaaattgcggatccgcaaaacatggacactggcCATGTACGTTATGCATTTTGAGGACTGTACATAGCACTAtgacagaaatgcctattcttgtccgtggacatgctctatcttttttgcagagctgcggaacagaagtgctgtacgcatcttttgcggccccattgaaatgaatgggtccgcacccctttcgcaaaattgcggaacagatgcggcccCATAAATgtgaacgtgtgaatggatccttaaagggattgtccaggattagaaaaatcaTGGCTGCTTTTACTACAAACAACGTCACACCTAAGTTTCTCACATGGACACAAGCTGTTGTGTGACCTGTGTGGTGGCACAGGGCACTCTCTGATAACCAGCTCActcctgctttctctcatggctaCTGCTTTGGTGATGGTGAGTTAACAGTACTCCCATGGACACTCCTAACTCAACGAACTTCCAGTGTTGAGAAAACATTGCAGGAGACCCACTTTTCCTCTGCTCAGTGTGCAGTAGTAATCTCTCTGTCTCATATCTGTCcaccacaattttttattttcctgctgCTCCTGTTCTTCCACTGTCAGCCCTCAAAGCTGTGCTGAaatgtcaaaaataaaaggtgggatctgattggttgttatggggcaactaagccagttctactttacaccagtttgataagtgaCCCCCAACAGTCTTGACTGCCGAGATGGCACTGATGTCTCCTCTCCATTCTAAGCGTGAGCTCGGTAGTGCAAACTATATATTACATTGCGGCTTTGAGAGCCCACCGCGTGTagtaggaaaataaaatataGCAATCTGGactttatctgcagtactactcattaaTACTGCAGGTAATGGTCCCATATCATTGTCACAGGATTTCCTATAAGAGGCTTGCACCTCTTAATTATTGTGGCTAATCTGACAGCTGTGGaactaggaaaactggagtaactTTTCTAGAAAAAAGTATTAGgtgtaaagggagtctgtcacctaatttTTACCTATTAAACCACTTGTACTGGCAGCAGATTGTTGCAGATGCGTGGCAGACATATCTTGACATCTTGCAAGAAATCTTGCAAGACATATCTTGCTTCACTCCGACTTTCTACTCCCCTAGACGGCATATCGGTGACGtcagagcagaggaggaggaagccgtccACAGCATAGGGGACGAGAGAGCCGGAGTGAAGGGGGAAACATTTTGATCTTAGGGGCGGAACTCAACCTGGGAAAGGGCAGCAGGCttgggcactttgagaacctaaTAGaaaaaaggattgcgctgcaggagaagaTTCTTTTCTCTTTATGTCAGTTCCCTTTCTTTTATATTCGAAAAAGGTCTTCAGCTAATAGGACCACATACACACTTCAAATCTCAACAGTGGCATGGAAACCTGTAATGTAGTGAAAAAACGACCTATGGTGTAGTATGCTCCAAACACTTATCGCGCCTTGTGAATAGAATATACTCACAAAACTCCACTTGTAAAACGCGTGGATAAAGGTCTCTACGGTATCTTCTATCGGAGAACtctgtggtgaaaaaacgcactatggtgtagtatgttcCAAACACCTATCGCGCCTTGTGTATAAGATATACTCACAAGACTCCACTTGTAAAACGCGTGGATAAGGATCTCGTCGGTGTCTTCTATAGGAGAGCTCTGATAGTATAGCGGGCATAAGCCTGGAGCCGTCAATTCAGCAGGTCTTCATCCAAACCGCGATCCAACCAGTAGAGTGCtgcttattaaccacctcagcccttatagcttaaacacccttaatgaccaggccactttttacacttctgacctaccctactttcaccgtttattgctcggtcatgcaacttaccacccaaattaattttacctccttttcttctcactaatagagctttcatttggtggtatttcattgctgctgccatttttactttttttgttattaatcgaaatttaacgattttttttcaaaaaaatgacatttttcactttcaggtgtaaaattttgcaaaaaaaaacgacatccatatataaatttttctctaaatttattgttctacatgtctttgattaaaaaaaaaaatgtttgggtaaaaaaaaaaaatggtttgggtaaaagttatagcgtttacaaactatggtgcaaaaatgtgaatttccgctttttgaagcagctctgactttctgatcacctgtcatgtttcctgaggttctacaatgcccagacagtacaaacaccccacaaattaccccatttcggaaagtagacaccctaaggtattcgctgatgggcatagtgagttcatagaactttttttattttttgtcacaagttagtggaatatgattatttatttttttttcttacaaagtctcatattccactaacttgtgacaaaaaataaaaacttctatgaactcactatgcccatcagcgaataccttggggtgtcttctttccaaaatggggtcacttgtggggtagttatactgccctggcattctaggggcccaaatgtgtggtaagtagtttgaaatcaaaatgtgtaaaaaatggccggtgaaatccaaaaggtgctctttggaatgtgggcccctttgcccacctaggctgcaaaaaagtgtcacacatgtggtatctccgtactcaggagaagttgggcaatgtgttttggggtgtcattttacatatacccatgctgggtgagataaatatcttggtcaaatgccaactttgtataaaaaaattggaaaagttgtcttttgccaagatatttctctcacccagcatgggtatatgtaaaaagacaccccaaaacacattgcccaacttctcctgagtacggggataccagatgtgtgacacacttttttgcagcctaggtgggcaaaggggcccacattccaaagagcacctttcggatttcaccggccattttttacagattttgatttcaaaccacttctcacgcatttggcccctaaaatgccagggcagtataactaccccacaagtgaccccattttggaaagaagacacctcaaggtatttcgtgatgggcatagtgagttcatggaagtttttattttttgtcacaagttagtggaatatgagactttgtaaggagaaaaaaaaaaatcatcattttccgctaacttgtgacaaaaaataaaaatttctaggaactcgccatgcccctcacggaataccttggggtgtcttctttccaaaatggggtcacttgtggggtagttatactgccctggcattctaggggccccaatgtgtggtaagtaggtaaatgacctgtgaaatccgaaaggtgctctttggaatgtgggcacctttgcccacctaggctgcaaaaaagtgtcacacatctggtatccccttactcaggagaagttgggcaatgtgttttgggggtgtctttttacatatgcccatgctgggtgagagaaatatcttggcaaaagacaacttttcccattttttatacaaagttggcatttgaccaagatatttatctcacccagcatgggtatatgtaaaatgacaccccaaaacacattgcccaacttctcctgagtacggcgataccagatgtgtgacacttttttgcagcctagatgcgcaaaggggcccacattccttttatgagggcatttttagacatttggatcccagacttcttctcacgctttagggcccctaaatgccagggcagtataaataccccacatgtgaccccattttggaaagaagacaccccaaggtatttaatgaggggcatggcgagttcatagaattttttatttttttggcacaagttagcggaaattgattatttattttttctcacaaagtctccctttccgctaacttgggacaaaaatttcaatctttcatggactcaatattcccctcagcgaataccttggggtgtcttctttctgaaatggggtcacatgtggggtatttatactgccctggcattctaggggccctaaagcgtgagaagtctggaatataaatgtctaaaaatttttacgcatttggattccgtgaggggtatggtgagttcatgtgagatttttttttttgacacaagttagtggaatatgagactttgtaaggaaaaaaaaaataatttccgctaacttgggccaaaaaaatgtctgaatggagccttacaggggggtgatcaatgacaggggggtgatcagggagtctatatggggtgatcacccccctgtcattgatcacccccctataaggctccattcagatgtccgtatgtgttttgcggatccgatccatgtatccgtggatccgtaaaaaacatactgacatctgaatgcagccttacaggggggtgatcaatgacaggggggtgatcaatgacggggggggtgatcaatgacagggaggtgatcagggagtctatatggggtgatcaccccctgtcattgatcacccccctgtaagactccattcagacgtccgtatgtgttttgcggatccgatccatgtatcagtggatccgtaaaaatcatacggacgtccgaatggagccttaaaaggggggtgatcaatgacaggggggtgatcaatgacagggggtgatcagggagtgtatatgaggtgatcacccccgtcattgatcacccccctgtaaggctccattcagatgtccgtatgtgttttgcggatccgatccatgtatcagtggatccgtaaaaatcatacggacgtccgaatggagccttacaggggggtgatcaatgacaggggggtgatcagggagtctatatagggtgatcagtggttcataaggggttaataagtgacagggggggggggtgtagtgtagtggtgtttggtgctactttactgagctacctgtgtcctctggtggtcgatccaaacaaaagggaccaccagaggaccaggtagcaggtatattagacgctgttatcaaaacagcgtctaatatacctgttaggggttaaaaaaatcgcatctccagcctgccagcgaacgatcgccgctggcaggctggagatccactctcttgccttccgatcctgtgaacgcacacgcctgtgtgcgcgcgttcacaggaaatctcggctcacgcgagatgactcgtatatgcgtcgctgagcgcagggctgccgcctccggaccgcaatcctgcgttaggcggtccggaggcggttaaggataACACCGGACTCCCACTTCCAAAGATTTGCTCTGAAGCTCACAGGAACCTGTGAGCTTCAGAGCAGATCTTTGGAAGTGGGAGTCCGGTGTTATCCTTAATAAGCAGCACTCTACTGGTTGGATCGCGGTTTGGATGAAGACCTGCTGAATTGACGGCTCCAGGCTTATGCCCGCTATACTATCAGAGCTCTCCTATAGAAGACACCGACGAGATCCTTATCCACGCATTTTACAAGtggaatcttgtgagtatatC is a genomic window of Bufo bufo chromosome 1, aBufBuf1.1, whole genome shotgun sequence containing:
- the FNIP1 gene encoding folliculin-interacting protein 1 isoform X4 encodes the protein MPPTLFQKLFNKRSGQLSSSRDPREDYGFSWPSYEFDPSQIRLIVYQDCEKRGRNVLFDSSAKRKTEDLSVSSSRCSSDANMLGEMMFGSVAMSYKGSTLKIHQIRSPPQLMLSKVFTARTGSSIYGSLNTLQDSFENISHENTLRTENNSIMNGLLGNIGLSQLCSPRRAFSEQGPLRLIRSASFFAVHSNPMDMPGRGFNDDRDSGIARSASLSSLLITPFPSPSSSLNSSCASSYQRRWRRSQTTSLENGVFPRWSVEESFNMSDESCGPNLGVTRKKKISIGIIFSLSKDEDETSKFHEFFFSHFPLFESHMNKLKCAIEQAMKMSRRSADTSQRSLAYSKIVEALNMFRTTICNLYTMPRISEPVWLTMMSGSPEKNHLCQRFMKEFAFLMEYTSKTQFLPALITAVLTNHLAWVPTVMPNGQPPIKIFLEKHSSQSVDLLAKTHPYNPLWAQLGDLYGAIGSPVRSSRTVVVGKRQDLVQKLLYFLTYFIRCSELQETHLLESGEDEAIVMPGTVITTMLQKGEVEETDYVLITMHKNKGCLLSSDSEEMRTSENKCQCCQCPLTDQQNNGLVQENHPKSSFSESVEASSDGSQLVSQSSSQEENSYSEVYKDKFITCLDAKIETVINVGAAPLDKSVLALDSLEPAVQSLENEKPLDKSQTVKGMRTSEISIEKKPPDKSAAVPCGSGHLLNKVKFQIGDSMSPDSDIEIKIQNVADQMQKHQLNPVQEQRTLSDHQLSVAKPNQNTEDQKNGGSSEKHTLVAHKIQNWNPFHPENISMFDEYFPEDGSIEAKIIDEIPKGGVKKSDRDHDLGCSTTLCETGKPSCNRTNSLPNLCKNCFAEQDKGDKVSVSVPHGDKEKSECKVAVGTDWDIPRNESSDSALGDSESEDTGHELLTPSINYYGTEHEEWMEEEEIQFPGSKLVEVNSVKPNIANFGRSLLAGYCSSYVPDFVLQGIGSEEKLRQCLVSDLSHAVQHPVLDEPIAEAVCIIADVDKWSVQVASSQRRTTDNKLGKEVLVSSLISSLLHSTLQLYRHNLSANFCIMHLEDRLQELYFKSRMLSEYLKGQTRVHVKELSMVLGIESSDLPLLAAIASTHSPYVAQILL
- the FNIP1 gene encoding folliculin-interacting protein 1 isoform X1; the encoded protein is MPPTLFQKLFNKRSGQLSSSRDPREDYGFSWPSYEFDPSQIRLIVYQDCEKRGRNVLFDSSAKRKTEDLSVSKLVSDTPVRVFGKCCQLRAGGDSSTSLDSSASSLTSDTKEQCPKYQSSRCSSDANMLGEMMFGSVAMSYKGSTLKIHQIRSPPQLMLSKVFTARTGSSIYGSLNTLQDSFENISHENTLRTENNSIMNGLLGNIGLSQLCSPRRAFSEQGPLRLIRSASFFAVHSNPMDMPGRGFNDDRDSGIARSASLSSLLITPFPSPSSSLNSSCASSYQRRWRRSQTTSLENGVFPRWSVEESFNMSDESCGPNLGVTRKKKISIGIIFSLSKDEDETSKFHEFFFSHFPLFESHMNKLKCAIEQAMKMSRRSADTSQRSLAYSKIVEALNMFRTTICNLYTMPRISEPVWLTMMSGSPEKNHLCQRFMKEFAFLMEYTSKTQFLPALITAVLTNHLAWVPTVMPNGQPPIKIFLEKHSSQSVDLLAKTHPYNPLWAQLGDLYGAIGSPVRSSRTVVVGKRQDLVQKLLYFLTYFIRCSELQETHLLESGEDEAIVMPGTVITTMLQKGEVEETDYVLITMHKNKGCLLSSDSEEMRTSENKCQCCQCPLTDQQNNGLVQENHPKSSFSESVEASSDGSQLVSQSSSQEENSYSEVYKDKFITCLDAKIETVINVGAAPLDKSVLALDSLEPAVQSLENEKPLDKSQTVKGMRTSEISIEKKPPDKSAAVPCGSGHLLNKVKFQIGDSMSPDSDIEIKIQNVADQMQKHQLNPVQEQRTLSDHQLSVAKPNQNTEDQKNGGSSEKHTLVAHKIQNWNPFHPENISMFDEYFPEDGSIEAKIIDEIPKGGVKKSDRDHDLGCSTTLCETGKPSCNRTNSLPNLCKNCFAEQDKGDKVSVSVPHGDKEKSECKVAVGTDWDIPRNESSDSALGDSESEDTGHELLTPSINYYGTEHEEWMEEEEIQFPGSKLVEVNSVKPNIANFGRSLLAGYCSSYVPDFVLQGIGSEEKLRQCLVSDLSHAVQHPVLDEPIAEAVCIIADVDKWSVQVASSQRRTTDNKLGKEVLVSSLISSLLHSTLQLYRHNLSANFCIMHLEDRLQELYFKSRMLSEYLKGQTRVHVKELSMVLGIESSDLPLLAAIASTHSPYVAQILL
- the FNIP1 gene encoding folliculin-interacting protein 1 isoform X3 encodes the protein MPPTLFQKLFNKRSGQLSSSRDPREDYGFSWPSYEFDPSQIRLIVYQDCEKRGRNVLFDSSAKRKTEDLSVSKLVSDTPVRVFGKCCQLRAGGDSSTSLDSSASSLTSDTKEQCPKYQSSRCSSDANMLGEMMFGSVAMSYKGSTLKIHQIRSPPQLMLSKVFTARTGSSIYGSLNTLQDSFENISHENTLRTENNSIMNGLLGNIVHSNPMDMPGRGFNDDRDSGIARSASLSSLLITPFPSPSSSLNSSCASSYQRRWRRSQTTSLENGVFPRWSVEESFNMSDESCGPNLGVTRKKKISIGIIFSLSKDEDETSKFHEFFFSHFPLFESHMNKLKCAIEQAMKMSRRSADTSQRSLAYSKIVEALNMFRTTICNLYTMPRISEPVWLTMMSGSPEKNHLCQRFMKEFAFLMEYTSKTQFLPALITAVLTNHLAWVPTVMPNGQPPIKIFLEKHSSQSVDLLAKTHPYNPLWAQLGDLYGAIGSPVRSSRTVVVGKRQDLVQKLLYFLTYFIRCSELQETHLLESGEDEAIVMPGTVITTMLQKGEVEETDYVLITMHKNKGCLLSSDSEEMRTSENKCQCCQCPLTDQQNNGLVQENHPKSSFSESVEASSDGSQLVSQSSSQEENSYSEVYKDKFITCLDAKIETVINVGAAPLDKSVLALDSLEPAVQSLENEKPLDKSQTVKGMRTSEISIEKKPPDKSAAVPCGSGHLLNKVKFQIGDSMSPDSDIEIKIQNVADQMQKHQLNPVQEQRTLSDHQLSVAKPNQNTEDQKNGGSSEKHTLVAHKIQNWNPFHPENISMFDEYFPEDGSIEAKIIDEIPKGGVKKSDRDHDLGCSTTLCETGKPSCNRTNSLPNLCKNCFAEQDKGDKVSVSVPHGDKEKSECKVAVGTDWDIPRNESSDSALGDSESEDTGHELLTPSINYYGTEHEEWMEEEEIQFPGSKLVEVNSVKPNIANFGRSLLAGYCSSYVPDFVLQGIGSEEKLRQCLVSDLSHAVQHPVLDEPIAEAVCIIADVDKWSVQVASSQRRTTDNKLGKEVLVSSLISSLLHSTLQLYRHNLSANFCIMHLEDRLQELYFKSRMLSEYLKGQTRVHVKELSMVLGIESSDLPLLAAIASTHSPYVAQILL
- the FNIP1 gene encoding folliculin-interacting protein 1 isoform X2; this translates as MQFSWPSYEFDPSQIRLIVYQDCEKRGRNVLFDSSAKRKTEDLSVSKLVSDTPVRVFGKCCQLRAGGDSSTSLDSSASSLTSDTKEQCPKYQSSRCSSDANMLGEMMFGSVAMSYKGSTLKIHQIRSPPQLMLSKVFTARTGSSIYGSLNTLQDSFENISHENTLRTENNSIMNGLLGNIGLSQLCSPRRAFSEQGPLRLIRSASFFAVHSNPMDMPGRGFNDDRDSGIARSASLSSLLITPFPSPSSSLNSSCASSYQRRWRRSQTTSLENGVFPRWSVEESFNMSDESCGPNLGVTRKKKISIGIIFSLSKDEDETSKFHEFFFSHFPLFESHMNKLKCAIEQAMKMSRRSADTSQRSLAYSKIVEALNMFRTTICNLYTMPRISEPVWLTMMSGSPEKNHLCQRFMKEFAFLMEYTSKTQFLPALITAVLTNHLAWVPTVMPNGQPPIKIFLEKHSSQSVDLLAKTHPYNPLWAQLGDLYGAIGSPVRSSRTVVVGKRQDLVQKLLYFLTYFIRCSELQETHLLESGEDEAIVMPGTVITTMLQKGEVEETDYVLITMHKNKGCLLSSDSEEMRTSENKCQCCQCPLTDQQNNGLVQENHPKSSFSESVEASSDGSQLVSQSSSQEENSYSEVYKDKFITCLDAKIETVINVGAAPLDKSVLALDSLEPAVQSLENEKPLDKSQTVKGMRTSEISIEKKPPDKSAAVPCGSGHLLNKVKFQIGDSMSPDSDIEIKIQNVADQMQKHQLNPVQEQRTLSDHQLSVAKPNQNTEDQKNGGSSEKHTLVAHKIQNWNPFHPENISMFDEYFPEDGSIEAKIIDEIPKGGVKKSDRDHDLGCSTTLCETGKPSCNRTNSLPNLCKNCFAEQDKGDKVSVSVPHGDKEKSECKVAVGTDWDIPRNESSDSALGDSESEDTGHELLTPSINYYGTEHEEWMEEEEIQFPGSKLVEVNSVKPNIANFGRSLLAGYCSSYVPDFVLQGIGSEEKLRQCLVSDLSHAVQHPVLDEPIAEAVCIIADVDKWSVQVASSQRRTTDNKLGKEVLVSSLISSLLHSTLQLYRHNLSANFCIMHLEDRLQELYFKSRMLSEYLKGQTRVHVKELSMVLGIESSDLPLLAAIASTHSPYVAQILL